A window of the Bufo gargarizans isolate SCDJY-AF-19 chromosome 1, ASM1485885v1, whole genome shotgun sequence genome harbors these coding sequences:
- the LOC122925112 gene encoding izumo sperm-egg fusion protein 1-like encodes MAMEEFNTFIKSQVDDIDSIEAYVNIKRFAKIAEKRVLDYLEDEVGILDKYAISEIASEYKKSVDVILDIDFKEVQLLHIIGLHFQRLKEKLKVIVQDSNQRRCPNKQGADSCGLMVQTYTNCKTCSEEKVVCAGGPPKNQDYLERCSCLCTSNRCFDLKTGRSCSPCKDHKSHLAETVNCGEINIKIPEYEELILDCTFEWYARLEETYNNVFTLHNEHNPKITREPYLVIKGVQMGDSGRYTCTTILDSEVPVSKITYNVAVISGSEQATKTYHPRPTLPDVLDITAPEPPLLEELRNNNTSLIAISVAGSVTIMLIAGICICMFWRKMKSREPLEKEPV; translated from the exons ATGGCTATGGAAGAATTCAACACCTTCATCAAAAGCCAAGTCGATGACATTGACTCAATAGAAGCTTATGTCAACATCAAGCGGTTTGCCAAAATCGCAGAGAAAAGGGTCTTGGACTACCTTGAGGATGAAGTCGGCATACTGG ATAAATATGCTATATCCGAAATTGCGTCTGAATATAAAAAATCTGTGGACGTCATCCTGGATATAGATTTTAAGG AGGTCCAGCTTCTTCACATCATTGGACTCCATTTCCAACGACTTAAAGAAAAGCTCAAGGTTATCGTCCAGGACTCAAACCAAC GGAGGTGTCCAAATAAACAAG GTGCAGACAGCTGTG GATTAATGGTGCAAACCTACACCAACTGTAAGACCTGCTCCGAGGAGAAGGTTGTCTGCGCCGGGGGCCCTCCAAAAAATCAAG ACTACTTGGAGAGATGCAGCTGCCTGTGCACCTCCAACAGATGTTTTG ATCTGAAAACTGGACGGTCCTGCTCTCCATGTAAAGATCACAAGTCTCACCTGGCAGAGACTGTAAACTGTggag AGataaatataaaaatcccagaatATGAAGAACTAATTCTGGACTGTACTTTTGAATGGTACGCGAGGCTGGAGGAAACCTATAACAACGTGTTCACCCTG CATAATGAACACAATCCCAAAATCACCCGGGAGCCCTATCTAGTGATCAAGGGCGTACAGATGGGGGACTCCGGACGGTACACGTGTACCACCATCCTGGACTCTGAGGTGCCAGTGAGTAAGATCACCTATAACGTGGCAG TTATCAGCGGATCGGAACAGGCGACAAAAACATACCATCCTCGCCCTACACTTCCTGATGTGCTTGACATCACAGCGCCTGAGCCGCCACTTCTAGAGGAGCTACGGAACAACAATACTTCCCTCATAGCAATATCTGTGGCCGGCTCCGTCACCATCATGCTGATCGCTGGCATATG CATCTGCATGTTCTGGAGGAAAATGAAATCTAGAGAGCCTCTGGAAAAAGAGCCAGTGTGA